A window of the Sphingomonas piscis genome harbors these coding sequences:
- the glnA gene encoding type I glutamate--ammonia ligase, with translation MANDAGKILSRIKDEEIEWVDLRFTDPKGKWQHLTMASGVIDEDMLTDGFMFDGSSIAGWKAINESDMILRADLNAAYIDPFSATPMLVLFCDVLEPSTGELYARDPRSTAHRAEAYLKSTGIGDTVYVGPEAEFFMFDDVRFEDSYNASGYKIDDIELPTNTMREYDGGNLGHRPRAKGGYFPVAPVDSAQDIRAEMVSTMLEMGLPCDKHHHEVAAAQHELGLTFGTLVETADRMQIYKYVVHMVAQAYGKTATFMPKPIAKDNGSGMHTHISIWDGGKPLFAGNGYAGLSDTALYFIGGVIKHARALNAFTNPTTNSYKRLVPGFEAPVLLAYSSRNRSASCRIPYGTGEKSKRVEFRFPDAMANPYLCYSAILMAGLDGIQNRIHPGDPMDKNLYDLPPAELVAVPTVCGSLREALISLQNDKAFLTKGDVFSEDQIDAYVELKWEEVMRWETTPSPVEFDMYYSS, from the coding sequence ATGGCGAACGACGCGGGCAAAATCCTCAGCCGGATCAAGGACGAAGAGATCGAGTGGGTCGACCTTCGCTTCACCGATCCCAAGGGCAAGTGGCAGCACCTGACCATGGCGTCTGGCGTCATTGACGAGGATATGCTCACCGACGGCTTCATGTTCGACGGTTCGTCGATCGCGGGTTGGAAGGCGATCAACGAATCCGACATGATCCTGCGGGCCGACCTCAACGCGGCCTACATCGATCCGTTCAGCGCCACCCCGATGCTGGTGCTCTTCTGCGACGTGCTCGAGCCGTCCACCGGCGAGCTCTACGCCCGTGATCCGCGCTCCACCGCGCATCGCGCCGAAGCGTATCTCAAGTCGACCGGCATCGGCGACACCGTCTACGTCGGCCCGGAGGCCGAATTCTTCATGTTCGACGACGTCCGCTTCGAGGACAGCTACAATGCGTCGGGCTACAAGATCGACGACATCGAACTGCCGACGAACACCATGCGCGAATATGACGGTGGCAACCTTGGCCACCGTCCGCGGGCCAAGGGCGGCTACTTCCCGGTTGCGCCGGTCGATAGCGCCCAGGACATTCGTGCCGAGATGGTGTCGACCATGCTCGAAATGGGCCTGCCCTGCGACAAGCATCACCACGAAGTGGCCGCTGCGCAGCACGAGCTAGGCCTCACCTTCGGTACGCTGGTCGAAACCGCCGACCGCATGCAGATCTACAAGTATGTCGTGCACATGGTTGCCCAGGCCTACGGCAAGACGGCGACTTTCATGCCGAAGCCGATCGCCAAGGATAACGGCAGCGGCATGCACACGCACATCTCCATCTGGGATGGCGGCAAGCCGCTCTTTGCCGGCAACGGCTATGCGGGCCTCAGCGACACCGCGCTCTACTTCATCGGCGGCGTGATCAAGCACGCCCGCGCGCTGAACGCGTTCACCAATCCGACCACCAACAGCTACAAGCGACTTGTGCCGGGCTTCGAGGCGCCGGTGCTGCTGGCTTATTCCAGCCGCAACCGCTCCGCGTCCTGTCGTATCCCCTACGGCACCGGCGAGAAGTCTAAGCGCGTCGAGTTCCGCTTCCCTGACGCCATGGCCAATCCGTACCTCTGCTACTCGGCGATTTTGATGGCAGGCCTGGACGGTATCCAGAACCGCATCCACCCGGGCGATCCGATGGACAAGAACCTGTACGACCTGCCGCCGGCGGAACTGGTCGCGGTCCCGACCGTCTGCGGCTCGCTGCGTGAGGCGCTCATCTCGCTTCAGAACGACAAGGCCTTCCTGACGAAGGGCGACGTGTTCAGCGAAGACCAGATCGACGCTTATGTCGAACTCAAGTGGGAAGAAGTGATGCGCTGGGAAACCACGCCGAGCCCCGTCGAGTTCGACATGTATTATTCCAGCTAG
- a CDS encoding PilZ domain-containing protein yields the protein MTFERGHNSFREALLRQPGTSPVVPDKAPRGKRGNPALSASAVARKEVRRSDDRDGDRHRLTDAGATVRSGRRKVAVELINISGGGAMVRGDLRARLWQKVILILGDVGEVECAVRWIRDDRFGLEFAHETQIACDPATLNETLLLVLKNNAPKDVENSDPEPLTVEPSDPRRTARRHPLIWSGLVQFNHESAVARLRNISAEGAQIQSTGSYNVGNVVLLDLGNAGALPATVRWAHGDQAGLAFHRPFDVTKLAKVQPQVAGRGWVKPEYLQDEDVTTSPWASQWGRLTVGELKKTLLR from the coding sequence ATGACCTTTGAACGTGGGCACAACAGCTTTCGCGAGGCGCTGCTGCGGCAGCCGGGAACATCGCCGGTCGTCCCGGACAAGGCTCCACGCGGGAAAAGGGGCAACCCTGCTCTGAGCGCCTCGGCCGTCGCCCGGAAGGAAGTGCGCCGAAGCGACGACCGCGACGGTGATCGGCATCGCCTGACGGACGCCGGAGCGACGGTCCGAAGCGGACGCCGCAAGGTTGCGGTTGAGCTCATCAATATTTCAGGCGGCGGCGCCATGGTTCGCGGTGACCTGCGCGCACGCCTGTGGCAGAAGGTGATCTTGATCCTCGGCGATGTTGGCGAGGTGGAATGTGCCGTCCGTTGGATCCGCGACGACCGCTTCGGACTGGAGTTCGCCCACGAAACCCAAATCGCCTGCGACCCTGCAACACTCAACGAGACGTTGCTGCTGGTGTTGAAGAACAATGCACCGAAGGATGTCGAGAACAGCGACCCGGAACCGCTTACGGTGGAGCCTTCCGACCCTCGGCGCACGGCTCGCCGGCATCCGCTGATTTGGTCGGGGCTGGTGCAGTTCAATCACGAAAGCGCCGTCGCCCGGCTCCGAAACATTTCGGCCGAGGGTGCGCAGATCCAGTCGACGGGATCGTACAATGTCGGCAATGTCGTGCTTCTCGACCTCGGCAACGCCGGCGCTTTGCCAGCAACCGTTCGCTGGGCCCATGGCGATCAGGCTGGCCTCGCCTTTCACCGCCCGTTCGACGTCACCAAGCTCGCCAAGGTGCAGCCGCAGGTGGCGGGCCGCGGCTGGGTGAAGCCCGAATATCTACAGGACGAAGACGTGACGACCTCTCCGTGGGCGTCGCAATGGGGGCGCCTCACCGTCGGTGAGCTCAAGAAGACGCTGCTGCGCTAA
- a CDS encoding MFS transporter — protein sequence MQPTESRTSDNGKRLRNVIGGSAGNLVEWYDWYAYTSLSLYFAAAFFPKGNPTAQLLSTAAIFAVGFLMRPIGAWWMGVYGDRHGRKAGLALSVGLMAGGSLIIAVAPTYEQAGFVAPLILLLARLMQGLSVGGEYGTSATYLSEVSSRRRRGFWSSFQYFTLIGGQLLSLGVLLLLQSLMSEAELTAWGWRIPFVIGSALAIIVYLLRRRIEETESFKAMPADRPVSSARHLWRGHARLFVIVAIISAGGSLAFYSYTTYLQKFLVNTSGFSKQSATQVMTLALIVFMALQPLWGLVSDKVGRKPLLFLFSIGGMLVTVPVFSALSTVTDPVAAFLLILVPLTLLGAYTSIGAVFKAELFPAHIRTLGVALPYAVGNALFGGTAEAAALWFKNQGIESAFYWYVTAILGCATIAFALLPETQKTSLIEED from the coding sequence TTGCAGCCAACAGAGAGCCGCACGTCGGACAATGGAAAGCGCCTCAGGAACGTCATTGGGGGCTCGGCCGGCAATTTGGTCGAATGGTATGACTGGTACGCCTATACGTCGCTGAGCCTGTACTTCGCCGCGGCGTTCTTCCCGAAGGGCAATCCGACCGCGCAGCTATTGTCGACGGCTGCCATCTTTGCCGTCGGCTTCCTGATGCGGCCGATCGGCGCCTGGTGGATGGGCGTCTATGGCGACCGTCATGGGCGCAAGGCCGGCCTGGCACTCTCCGTCGGCTTGATGGCGGGCGGCTCCCTCATCATCGCCGTCGCGCCGACATACGAGCAGGCCGGGTTCGTTGCGCCATTAATCCTTCTGCTCGCACGGCTGATGCAGGGGCTCTCCGTCGGCGGCGAATATGGCACCAGCGCGACATATTTGTCCGAGGTTTCAAGCCGGCGGCGACGCGGTTTCTGGTCGAGCTTTCAATATTTTACACTGATCGGCGGGCAGTTGCTGTCGCTCGGCGTGCTGTTGTTGCTCCAGTCGTTGATGTCGGAAGCGGAACTGACCGCCTGGGGCTGGCGCATTCCGTTCGTCATCGGCTCCGCGCTGGCGATCATCGTCTATCTGCTTCGGCGCCGGATAGAGGAGACGGAGAGCTTCAAGGCCATGCCAGCGGACCGGCCGGTGTCCAGCGCCAGGCACTTGTGGCGCGGTCATGCCCGGCTGTTCGTCATCGTCGCCATCATCTCGGCGGGTGGCAGCCTGGCCTTCTACTCCTACACCACCTACCTGCAGAAGTTCCTGGTCAACACCTCCGGCTTTTCGAAGCAGAGCGCGACGCAGGTGATGACGCTGGCGCTGATCGTCTTCATGGCGCTGCAGCCGCTGTGGGGTCTTGTCAGCGACAAGGTTGGACGAAAGCCGCTGCTGTTCCTGTTCAGCATTGGGGGGATGCTGGTGACGGTGCCGGTGTTCAGCGCTTTGTCGACGGTGACCGACCCGGTGGCCGCCTTCCTGTTGATCCTGGTACCGCTGACGCTTCTCGGCGCCTACACGTCCATCGGCGCGGTGTTCAAAGCCGAGCTGTTCCCGGCCCACATCAGGACCCTTGGCGTCGCCTTGCCCTATGCGGTTGGCAACGCCCTGTTCGGCGGTACGGCGGAGGCCGCCGCGCTGTGGTTCAAGAACCAAGGGATTGAGAGCGCTTTCTACTGGTACGTGACGGCAATCCTTGGGTGCGCGACCATCGCGTTCGCGCTCCTGCCGGAAACGCAGAAAACCAGCCTGATCGAAGAAGATTAG
- a CDS encoding translocation/assembly module TamB domain-containing protein, producing MPRRNGWRPRQDWPRRLARELLAFLVGLLLLAAGALVLLDTAPGHRFIVDRIAALETSSGLRICIGRIDGSIFGKSRLKDVAIADQNGVFLTSPEIMLDWAPGAWLYNSLHVEELTAAKATLARLPTLRPSARRGPILPDFDIFVGRLNIDRLEISRAVTGRAQVGRVRGTADVRAGRAMVQLAVMVEGGDRLALALDAEPDRNRFDLDARVVSPATGVLTALAGLRRSIDLTLDGDGSWKRWRGAAKLDIGGSPTARLALGVDSGRYQLAGDVSASQLLSGKARRLLAPKVRVRGGGRLRDNRLNGQLSLASPAVRAVARGGVDLSAGRYRDLRVGVDLLRPAALFPDMSGRQVRLVWTLDGAFDEADYSYRLTSPSVRFDTTGFIDVQAEGRGRFGPWPMRVPLRLTARGVTGIGDAAGSILANARLEGMLAVTPKLIRGEDLRFTSAQLSGKLSLLVDLVTGRFELLLSGGLKRYLVPGLGIVDVLTELKVVPGPGGQGSRVVGSAKAWVRRLDNAFFLSLTGGLPVLTTDLERGGDGVLHFSNMRVQSPKLILTGFGQRSRNGTFHIVAAGKQAQYGPLKLILDGPINRPKIDLLLARPNEALALSQVRLQLVPTAAGFDYRAAGGSRLGPFSSNGALLLPPGGRPTITIAALDVAGTSASGVLRADPGGLSGLLRLAGGGIDGTLLFSPVGSDQKIEAHLTGRNVRLPGSIAIGAGRLDGSVIVADGRSSLDGVVNAQNLQIGGISLARLVANGRLVDGRGQIRAAFSGRRGADFSFSTLADVSPDRISLTGNGQVNRRPLQLRTAAVLTRSGDGWALAPTDFLFAGGAGTLSGRSGSRPEVHAELRGMPLQILDIVQPGLGLGGLATGRLDYAWQGNRSGRIDLRVRGLSKAGLVLSSRPIDVGIAAAVADGKAAIRAVAVSEGRTVGRAQARFAPLGRGPLIAELLNAPLFAQLRYQGPADTLWRLTGNELFDLSGPLAIGADVGGRLANPVIRGSLRTKGARLDSPVTGMALTQLNADARFSGPQLVFTNLSGQTSGGGTVRGGGSVTFAEGRTGLNLSFAADEALLLDRDDVAARVTGPLQIRSDGQGGTISGNLRLDKGRFQLGRASAAAAVPQLQVRHRNRNDGEVIETEDLRPWALKIGLTGSNLQVTGLGIDSRWRTELDIGGTADSPRFTGQANLVRGDYDFAGRNFRLERGIIRFRGESPPDPQLDISAEAQVQGIDATVRVGGTGQRPEITFASVPALPQDELLSRILFGTSITNLSAPEALQLAAAVAALQSGSGGLDPINALRRAVGLDRLRIIPADVATGQRTAIAAGKYIRRRLFVEVITDGQGYSATRIEYQVTRWLSLLSSLSTIGRAGANVRVSKDY from the coding sequence ATGCCACGGCGAAACGGGTGGCGGCCGCGGCAGGACTGGCCTCGCCGGCTCGCCAGGGAACTGCTCGCCTTCCTTGTGGGACTGCTGCTTCTGGCGGCAGGGGCCTTGGTGCTGCTCGACACTGCGCCCGGGCACCGCTTCATCGTTGACCGGATCGCCGCGCTCGAGACCAGTTCGGGTCTCCGTATTTGCATCGGCCGGATCGACGGGTCTATCTTCGGAAAGTCGCGCCTGAAGGATGTGGCGATCGCCGACCAAAACGGCGTTTTCCTGACATCGCCCGAGATCATGCTCGATTGGGCGCCGGGGGCATGGCTGTACAACAGCCTTCATGTCGAGGAGCTCACCGCGGCCAAGGCCACCCTGGCGCGGCTTCCGACACTTCGCCCGAGCGCTCGCCGTGGGCCGATCCTTCCCGACTTCGATATCTTCGTCGGACGTCTCAACATCGACCGGCTGGAGATTTCCCGGGCAGTTACCGGGCGTGCGCAGGTCGGCCGAGTGCGCGGAACGGCCGACGTACGCGCGGGCCGGGCGATGGTGCAGCTTGCGGTGATGGTCGAGGGCGGTGACCGGCTGGCGCTGGCACTCGATGCCGAGCCGGACCGGAACCGCTTCGACCTGGATGCCAGGGTCGTCTCGCCTGCAACGGGTGTGTTGACGGCCCTTGCGGGGCTTCGGCGGTCGATCGATTTGACGCTCGACGGTGACGGCAGCTGGAAGCGGTGGCGCGGCGCGGCCAAGCTCGACATCGGGGGCAGTCCGACCGCCCGCCTGGCGCTCGGGGTGGACTCCGGTCGCTACCAATTGGCTGGGGATGTCTCTGCATCGCAGCTCCTTTCCGGCAAGGCCCGGCGACTGCTTGCGCCGAAGGTTCGGGTACGCGGCGGGGGCCGTCTGCGCGACAATCGGTTAAACGGACAGCTCAGTCTTGCATCGCCGGCAGTGCGCGCGGTTGCACGCGGCGGCGTCGATCTCAGCGCGGGGCGGTACCGGGACCTGCGCGTCGGCGTCGATCTGCTGCGACCGGCGGCGCTGTTTCCCGACATGTCAGGGCGGCAGGTGCGGCTGGTTTGGACGCTGGACGGCGCCTTCGACGAAGCGGATTATTCCTATCGGCTTACCTCTCCGTCGGTGCGGTTCGACACGACGGGCTTCATCGATGTCCAGGCGGAGGGCCGTGGCCGCTTCGGGCCCTGGCCGATGCGTGTTCCGCTTCGGCTGACAGCGCGAGGTGTCACCGGGATCGGCGATGCTGCGGGTTCGATCCTCGCCAACGCGCGGCTTGAAGGAATGCTGGCCGTCACACCCAAGCTGATCCGCGGCGAGGACCTCCGCTTTACGAGCGCCCAGCTGTCGGGGAAATTGTCGTTGCTGGTGGATCTCGTCACCGGCCGGTTCGAACTTTTGCTGTCGGGAGGGCTGAAGCGCTACCTTGTCCCCGGTCTCGGCATCGTCGACGTGCTGACCGAACTCAAGGTCGTTCCCGGTCCGGGCGGGCAGGGGTCACGCGTCGTCGGATCGGCGAAGGCGTGGGTTCGGAGGCTGGACAACGCCTTCTTCCTCAGCCTCACCGGCGGCCTTCCCGTCTTGACCACTGATTTGGAGCGCGGTGGTGATGGCGTGCTCCACTTCAGCAACATGCGGGTGCAATCCCCTAAGCTGATCCTGACCGGCTTTGGACAGCGCAGCCGGAACGGCACGTTCCACATCGTGGCCGCGGGAAAACAGGCGCAATATGGACCGCTGAAGTTGATTCTCGACGGTCCGATCAATCGACCCAAGATCGACCTTCTACTGGCACGGCCCAACGAAGCACTGGCGCTTTCGCAGGTGCGACTTCAACTGGTCCCGACGGCCGCCGGCTTCGATTATCGGGCTGCGGGCGGGTCGCGGCTCGGCCCCTTCAGCAGCAATGGGGCCCTTCTTCTCCCGCCGGGAGGGCGACCTACAATCACGATTGCGGCTCTCGACGTCGCAGGAACCAGCGCCAGTGGCGTTCTGCGTGCAGATCCGGGTGGACTAAGCGGTCTTCTCCGCCTCGCTGGTGGAGGGATCGACGGCACCCTGCTGTTCTCGCCGGTCGGCAGCGATCAGAAGATCGAGGCGCATCTCACCGGCCGCAACGTGCGGTTGCCAGGCAGCATCGCCATCGGCGCTGGACGGCTGGATGGCTCGGTCATCGTCGCGGATGGTCGCAGTAGTCTCGACGGCGTTGTGAACGCCCAAAACCTGCAGATCGGCGGCATCAGCCTGGCGCGGCTGGTGGCGAATGGGCGCTTGGTCGACGGTCGCGGCCAGATACGTGCGGCATTCAGTGGGCGTCGAGGCGCCGACTTCAGCTTCTCTACTCTTGCCGATGTCTCTCCGGACCGGATCAGCCTTACCGGAAACGGACAGGTGAACAGACGACCGCTTCAGCTTCGGACAGCCGCCGTGCTCACCCGCAGCGGCGATGGATGGGCGCTGGCACCGACAGACTTCCTGTTTGCGGGCGGGGCAGGAACTTTGTCCGGGCGGAGCGGGTCGCGCCCGGAAGTCCATGCCGAGCTTCGCGGCATGCCGCTACAGATCCTCGATATCGTTCAACCCGGCCTTGGTCTTGGAGGCCTTGCGACTGGACGTCTCGACTATGCTTGGCAGGGAAACCGGAGCGGTCGCATCGATCTTCGGGTTCGCGGCCTCAGCAAGGCCGGGTTGGTTCTGTCGTCGCGTCCAATCGACGTCGGCATTGCGGCGGCCGTTGCCGACGGCAAGGCGGCGATACGCGCCGTTGCCGTCAGCGAGGGACGGACGGTCGGCCGCGCGCAGGCGCGCTTCGCCCCGCTTGGCAGGGGCCCGTTGATTGCAGAGCTGCTGAATGCACCGCTGTTTGCCCAGCTTCGCTACCAAGGACCAGCCGATACGTTGTGGCGACTGACGGGCAACGAGCTGTTCGACTTGTCAGGCCCGCTTGCGATCGGTGCCGACGTCGGCGGTCGATTGGCCAATCCGGTGATCCGCGGGTCGCTTCGAACCAAGGGTGCCCGGCTCGACAGCCCGGTGACGGGAATGGCGCTGACGCAATTGAACGCCGATGCCCGCTTCTCCGGGCCGCAGCTCGTCTTCACCAACCTCAGCGGGCAGACCAGCGGCGGCGGCACCGTGCGGGGCGGCGGGTCGGTGACCTTCGCAGAAGGACGGACGGGGTTGAACCTCAGCTTTGCAGCGGACGAGGCTTTGCTGCTCGACCGCGACGATGTCGCCGCGCGCGTGACGGGGCCGCTTCAGATCCGATCGGACGGACAGGGCGGGACGATCTCCGGCAACCTACGGCTCGACAAGGGCCGCTTCCAACTTGGCCGCGCAAGCGCCGCGGCGGCAGTGCCGCAGCTCCAGGTTCGCCACCGCAACCGGAACGACGGGGAAGTCATCGAAACGGAGGATCTGCGGCCTTGGGCGCTGAAGATCGGTCTCACCGGCAGCAACCTTCAAGTCACCGGTCTCGGGATCGACAGCCGCTGGCGCACGGAGCTGGACATCGGTGGGACGGCCGACTCACCGCGCTTCACCGGCCAGGCCAATCTGGTGCGCGGCGACTATGACTTTGCGGGCCGCAATTTTCGGCTTGAGCGTGGGATCATCCGCTTCCGCGGCGAAAGCCCGCCGGACCCGCAGCTCGACATTTCGGCAGAGGCGCAAGTTCAGGGCATCGATGCGACGGTGCGCGTCGGTGGCACGGGGCAGCGACCCGAGATCACCTTCGCGAGCGTCCCCGCGCTGCCGCAAGACGAACTGCTCTCGCGCATTCTGTTCGGCACCTCGATCACCAACCTGTCGGCACCAGAAGCGCTGCAGCTGGCTGCCGCGGTGGCGGCGTTGCAATCCGGCTCGGGCGGGCTGGACCCGATCAATGCGTTGCGGCGAGCGGTCGGTCTCGACCGGCTCCGGATCATTCCGGCCGACGTCGCAACGGGGCAACGGACGGCGATCGCCGCGGGCAAATATATCCGCCGCCGATTGTTCGTGGAGGTGATCACGGACGGGCAGGGCTATTCCGCAACGCGTATCGAGTATCAGGTCACCCGCTGGCTCTCCCTGCTTTCGTCTCTGTCGACAATCGGGCGGGCCGGCGCCAACGTTCGCGTCAGCAAGGATTATTAG
- a CDS encoding autotransporter assembly complex protein TamA codes for MVGRGKAGARARLLCAAATGLLWCLPALAQQTDPLDPGELDPSAPLDPLPDLGVDWPVLDQSPVTAETPAVPSPTQDDGSASLRYDVAVEGLDSLADADKLLTDFRTQSQLEADRRRTANAAQIERRSNGDAELLAELLRSQGYYDAAVEPRIERAGQSLRVVVAAEPGERYEFAGVSLPGLEGAGTEAGALRQTFVIRAGDPVVAADVIAAGTALKVALGEQGFALAEVGEQDIEIDHEARRATLTLPVRPGPQARFGTIRVAGRPAFSPRHVQTIARFRTGDTFQRSKVDDLRRALIATGLVASAEVQVIPAADWQTVDLAVRLEPAPPRTIAGELGYGTGEGLRAEASWQHRNFITPEGAITLRGIAGTQEQLAAVQFRRNNFARRDQVLNVQASASHQDRDAYEAKTLLLAGNIERQSNIIWQKKWTYSLGAEVLATRERGAFDLSGIKDTRDFLLTAFPVSLGYDSSDDLLDPTTGFRLSGRLSPEISAHGGQFAYGRLQVDASTYQPLGQSVVVAGRVRFGTIVNADTFSIAPTRRFYAGGGGSVRGYGYQQLGPRDSDGDPTGGRSLAEFGLEGRVRLKAFGGNFGLVPFLDGGVLSNRKLPRLSELQFGAGLGLRYYSSFGPIRIDVGTPLNPRSGDGRVAVVVSLGQAF; via the coding sequence ATGGTCGGGCGGGGAAAGGCGGGCGCACGCGCGCGGCTGTTGTGTGCGGCAGCGACGGGGCTGCTGTGGTGCCTTCCTGCGCTCGCCCAACAGACGGATCCTCTCGATCCGGGGGAACTCGATCCTTCCGCCCCGCTCGATCCTTTACCCGATCTCGGGGTTGATTGGCCCGTCCTCGATCAGTCGCCGGTCACCGCTGAAACACCGGCCGTTCCCTCACCCACACAGGACGATGGCTCGGCTAGCCTTCGCTATGACGTTGCCGTCGAGGGATTGGACAGCCTGGCAGATGCCGACAAGCTGCTGACCGATTTCCGCACGCAGTCGCAGCTGGAAGCGGATCGGCGGCGGACTGCCAATGCAGCGCAGATCGAACGCCGCTCGAACGGCGACGCGGAGTTGCTCGCCGAGCTGCTTCGAAGCCAGGGTTACTATGATGCGGCGGTGGAGCCGCGGATCGAACGTGCGGGGCAGTCTCTTCGCGTCGTTGTCGCTGCCGAGCCGGGTGAACGATACGAATTTGCCGGCGTCAGCCTGCCCGGTCTCGAAGGGGCTGGAACAGAGGCAGGAGCATTGCGGCAGACCTTTGTCATCCGGGCGGGTGATCCGGTGGTTGCTGCCGACGTGATCGCGGCAGGGACTGCCCTGAAGGTAGCACTTGGCGAGCAGGGGTTCGCCCTCGCCGAGGTTGGTGAGCAGGACATCGAGATCGATCACGAGGCCCGGAGGGCGACGTTGACACTGCCAGTTCGGCCCGGACCCCAGGCGCGTTTCGGCACCATCCGCGTTGCTGGCCGGCCTGCTTTCTCGCCCCGTCATGTCCAGACGATTGCGCGTTTCCGCACCGGCGACACCTTCCAGCGCTCCAAGGTCGACGATCTTCGCCGCGCGCTGATCGCGACCGGCCTTGTTGCATCCGCCGAGGTGCAGGTGATTCCCGCTGCGGATTGGCAGACTGTCGACTTGGCGGTGCGCCTTGAGCCCGCTCCGCCGCGAACCATTGCGGGGGAGCTCGGTTACGGAACGGGCGAGGGGCTGCGCGCTGAGGCCAGTTGGCAGCACCGCAACTTCATCACGCCGGAAGGCGCGATCACGTTGCGCGGCATCGCCGGTACGCAGGAGCAGCTTGCCGCCGTGCAATTCCGGCGCAACAATTTCGCGCGCCGCGATCAGGTGCTGAACGTCCAGGCATCGGCAAGCCACCAGGACCGCGACGCTTATGAAGCCAAGACACTCCTGCTCGCCGGCAATATCGAGCGGCAAAGCAACATCATCTGGCAGAAGAAGTGGACCTACAGCCTCGGCGCCGAGGTGCTCGCTACTCGGGAGCGCGGTGCATTCGACCTGTCGGGGATCAAGGATACCCGGGATTTCCTGCTGACGGCTTTTCCGGTGAGCCTGGGTTATGACAGCAGCGATGACCTTCTCGACCCGACGACGGGCTTCCGGCTCAGCGGTCGTTTGAGCCCGGAAATATCCGCGCACGGGGGCCAGTTCGCGTACGGTCGGCTGCAGGTCGACGCGAGCACGTACCAGCCGCTCGGACAATCGGTTGTTGTCGCCGGTCGCGTGCGGTTCGGCACCATCGTCAACGCGGACACATTCTCGATCGCGCCGACCCGCCGTTTCTATGCGGGCGGCGGCGGGTCCGTGCGCGGCTATGGCTATCAGCAGCTTGGACCGCGCGATTCCGATGGCGACCCAACCGGTGGTCGCAGCCTGGCCGAGTTCGGACTGGAAGGACGGGTGCGGTTGAAGGCATTCGGCGGCAACTTCGGACTGGTGCCCTTCCTGGATGGCGGCGTGCTAAGCAACCGCAAGCTCCCGCGCCTTAGCGAGCTTCAGTTCGGCGCCGGCCTGGGCCTCCGTTATTACTCCAGCTTCGGCCCGATCCGGATTGACGTCGGCACGCCGCTAAACCCCCGCAGCGGCGATGGACGCGTGGCGGTGGTCGTGTCGCTCGGTCAGGCCTTCTGA
- a CDS encoding S24 family peptidase has translation MVPDPRTVLEGLCAERGDDFASLSRMLGRNSAYIQQFVRRGVPRRLKEEERRKLARYFGISEALLGGPAEAEAPTAGLVSVVRTPVHASAGPGAIPDDETGKPYFAFESRWLKGLTSSPSDKLSIIRVEGDSMAPTLNSGDDILVDLGDCGDRLRDGIYVLRVDDALVVKRIAINPIRRRVTVQSDNPAYPDWPDCEIRSINCVGRVIWAGRKLV, from the coding sequence ATGGTGCCGGATCCCAGAACAGTTCTTGAAGGCCTATGTGCGGAAAGGGGCGATGACTTCGCCAGCCTCTCCCGCATGCTCGGCCGCAATTCCGCCTACATCCAGCAATTCGTCCGCCGCGGCGTGCCGAGGCGATTGAAGGAGGAGGAAAGGCGAAAACTTGCCCGCTACTTCGGCATTTCCGAAGCGCTGCTTGGCGGGCCTGCGGAGGCTGAGGCGCCAACCGCGGGCCTTGTTTCCGTGGTCCGAACACCGGTTCACGCATCTGCTGGTCCCGGCGCGATCCCCGACGACGAAACGGGTAAGCCTTATTTCGCCTTCGAATCGCGATGGCTGAAAGGCCTGACCAGCAGCCCCTCCGACAAATTGTCGATCATCCGGGTCGAGGGCGACTCCATGGCACCCACGCTGAATTCGGGCGATGACATACTGGTCGACCTCGGCGACTGCGGCGACCGGCTCCGGGACGGCATCTATGTGCTTCGGGTGGACGATGCTTTGGTGGTGAAGCGGATCGCCATCAACCCGATCCGCCGGCGGGTCACCGTTCAGTCGGACAATCCGGCCTATCCCGACTGGCCGGATTGCGAGATCCGATCGATCAACTGCGTCGGCCGGGTGATCTGGGCGGGGCGGAAGCTGGTTTAG
- a CDS encoding DJ-1/PfpI/YhbO family deglycase/protease gives MTLKGKRILIMATDGSEESELFGPREILLGMGAEVKLAAPGRSPIQATVRDDPGRTIRPDLLVADARADEFDALVLPGGVINPDALRTNAAAIELIRAFAAAGKPVAAICHGPWLLVEADLLRGRRAACWPSIATDVRNAGATVVDEAVVVDENIVTSRKPDDVPEFTQALAELLAS, from the coding sequence ATGACGTTGAAGGGCAAGCGCATCCTGATCATGGCGACGGACGGTTCCGAGGAGTCGGAGCTGTTCGGCCCACGCGAAATCCTGCTTGGCATGGGCGCCGAAGTGAAGCTTGCAGCGCCGGGGAGAAGCCCCATTCAGGCCACGGTGCGCGATGATCCGGGCCGAACGATCCGGCCCGACCTGCTGGTCGCCGACGCACGGGCGGACGAGTTCGATGCGCTGGTGCTGCCGGGCGGGGTGATCAACCCGGATGCGCTTCGAACCAATGCCGCGGCGATTGAGTTGATCAGGGCGTTTGCGGCGGCGGGGAAGCCGGTGGCTGCAATCTGTCACGGGCCATGGCTGCTGGTGGAGGCCGACCTTCTTCGCGGACGGCGGGCCGCATGCTGGCCCTCGATCGCCACGGATGTGCGTAATGCCGGTGCCACCGTGGTCGACGAAGCTGTGGTTGTGGATGAAAACATCGTGACCAGCCGCAAGCCGGACGACGTTCCTGAATTCACGCAAGCCCTGGCGGAATTGCTGGCCAGCTAA